AGTGCCACCCAGGCTGTACCGCCTGCCTAAGGTGCACAAGGAAGGCGTTCCCTTGAGGCCCATTGTGAGCGCAATAGGATCTCCGACATATAACCTGGCGAGACATCTCACAAGTCTTCTGTCCCCCTTCGTGGGCTGGTGCGATCACCACGTCAAGAACTCCACAGATTTCGTCAAGACCCTAAAAACTATTCGGATTGAAGAACAGGACATACTAGTGAGCTTTGATGTCATTTCGCTTTTCACCAGAGTCCCAATCAGTTACACCTTGAAGCTCCTCGAAGCGAGATTCGACCAGAAAACGGTCGACCTCTTCCAACATGTCCTCTCCTCAACgtaccgtataagctcgtgtaagaggcgcaccttttttcccaaaaattgcagccgaaaatgagggtgcgcctcttacacaaacttcttatcttcccccctccccttcaccggtcgaaAGTCtgaggggaactgagtggccttggttttcagtgtaaGTCAGttatctgtaatcctaggtcaaaaacaagcggcaggcaggggagtttctcccttagtgacgtatttttaaaatgccctgtttgcttttcttgtaagcatcgcgccgtcacgtcggtaccccagaggtgaaaatggaaaagatcgcgcgggggtttttcgctccggagggcgcgctaaatttactgccacgagtgagCATCCCGCgccatttatactgcatatagtaatcgcttatcaaacttaaagaaacgcgtatttttgaatgacatacctggtcaatagtcaatatctgtcttgccgagtaatttccattacgctgaggacctgattttccaaaaatcatcttcagacgcaaatatgacgattattgcaactgaaaattatattggtatcaaaacctgcgtttttaaaaaattcgaacgagtgtgttcattgttggactaaattgtggatggtagaaatcagaaatgcttgtaagtgaagagcgcggaaggagaggtccaggggaaggagcgcgatccctccgtcttcgaagcaagcgacgaaatacggaggggaaggtgcgcgctccctcccctccgtatttcaagctacgaagctatgagcgaaggagcacgggaagaacacgtccgatcttgcatttgacgtcgttgccttcaaagcgaaggggtgaaggagcagcaatgtgatatatgcagtttgcgttGCATAAAGTTTCCAGTcggtctcgtcttgtttgagtgcgcttatgctacgcttgtttctgtaactgtaaatctttgtgtcaaacaattagatcttaaaaaacttaaattctgtcagatatgcgtctcgttagatatctttctttttttgaacctcgcgcgtgtcatacaattattgaaagctatcgagatatcttcgggctcagttgatgactcacctagcatttggcctccagaaactgggagatcgatcaaggtcagttggtgaaacggggtagggatgaaacacgtttccattgttcccctgtaacttgatgttttcctgtggggtctcggaaagggaaaaaaacggcagaggcattggctgatggaggaccgagggtggttccgttaaatctacgacgtggttattatcctacggcgcgtAGATTGCCCGATTGtcgtccaagctcttgggaaggttcgtgctaaatgcctgtcgtgttttgccttaaaattttccatggctgcaattctattgcaatactcctgcgagagcatttaaacaaaattgttcgtgagtaggacaagcatcgcagagcaacggcgtatgcgaagagaggatcggaactctttctactccctcttataccgctgttaccgccgcagttatcaaaatttcctctctcaatattaattgaaagaggaaattttcctttcctttcctctttcaattaatattgaaagaggaaagttcgataactgtcgaaattcccggtgcacgtctgcaacaccgcgcggtagtataaaaaaaaatgccgtaaaattttttttctttatagctctgatgctcaaaataggggtgcacctcttacacgtgtgcgcctcttacacaagcttatacggtacttccTGTATCAGGGGAAGTTCTACAAGCAGAAAGAAGGAGTACCCATGGGTTCCCCGCTGTCACCGGCCATCGCCAATCTATTCATGGAGGACTTTGAGGAACGAGCACTTGAGTCGGCCCCTCTCCACCGGAAGCACTTTTTTGGATATGTGGATGACGCCTTCATAGTCTGGCCACACGGATCCGAGTCGCTGACGGACTTCCTAGCGCATATGAACAGCGTCCATCCCAACATCAAGTTCACCACGGAGACCGAAAAGGACAACCGGCTACCCTTCCTAGACATCCTGATTGAACAAAGGGCTGACGGCAGCCGAGGACACAGCATGTATCGGAAACCCACGCACAAGGACCTGTACCTCAATGGAAGGAGCCACCACCACCCAGCGCAGAAAAATGGAGTGTTGAGAACTCTCATCCACCGAGCCAAAGCTGTCTCTGACGCCGAACACCTAAAGTCGGAAATTGATCACCTGAGGACTACCTTCCGCTCAAACGGATTTACAGAGGGAGACATCAAAATGACCCTTAAAAAGTCCTTAAGGAAAAAAGCAGAAGCTGATAAACCTGACGTAAAACCAACAGGGAGAGCCTGCCTGCCATATGTCTCAACAATATCCAACAAAATTTCTAGGATATTAAGAAGGCATAATGTGGAGACAATCCACAAACCACTGGGAAAACTCAAGGCCCTTCTCGGAACCAccaaggataaatttggattgaAGACATCAGGAGTCTATCGCATACCGTGTGAGTGCGGCCAAGTGTACATCGGGGAGACCGGACGCACCATTGAAAAACGCTTGAAGGAGCACGAAAGATGCATCAGACTGTACTATCCCAATAAGTCTGCAGTGGCCGAGCACAGCCTAGAAAACGGTCACCGAATAAATTTTCAAGATACAAAACTAATATGCCAGGCCAAAAATTACTGGGACCGTGTCCTGAAGGAGTCAGTAGAAATCAGGTTTGAGGGGAAAAACATGAACCGAGACTCCGGTTTCCACctgagcaatgcgtggaaaccagCTCTGAAAAAGctgaagggggagaggacacgcattggcccgaccgtcgaccaatcagagcccacctgaaacCAACGCGACGGTATATAGGAAGGACACAActtggctaatccattcaccctgaagacgatggcagacttagccttcgaaacgtcggggctgacaaacccttggacccggccggaaacccgagaactcttcctccagtctattcgccgggaaaaccttagatccttcaataaGACCATATTTTACTTTGTAATCAACA
This genomic interval from Ischnura elegans chromosome 5, ioIscEleg1.1, whole genome shotgun sequence contains the following:
- the LOC124159465 gene encoding uncharacterized protein LOC124159465 — encoded protein: MAFSSTHAFWREVAEVLSMPNCLAAVALYWLCRFFEDCDGNFEACQARLSSTGSDVRRATVVVMELCGRDFGCSSYLPLQVNSGIRYPVLSPVNQKYAGLYDESETIFAVTTERKSPSQLILQSISASEDTKNLIPQAPVPPRLYRLPKVHKEGVPLRPIVSAIGSPTYNLARHLTSLLSPFVGWCDHHVKNSTDFVKTLKTIRIEEQDILGKFYKQKEGVPMGSPLSPAIANLFMEDFEERALESAPLHRKHFFGYVDDAFIVWPHGSESLTDFLAHMNSVHPNIKFTTETEKDNRLPFLDILIEQRADGSRGHSMYRKPTHKDLYLNGRSHHHPAQKNGVLRTLIHRAKAVSDAEHLKSEIDHLRTTFRSNGFTEGDIKMTLKKSLRKKAEADKPDVKPTGRACLPYVSTISNKISRILRRHNVETIHKPLGKLKALLGTTKDKFGLKTSGVYRIPCECGQVYIGETGRTIEKRLKEHERCIRLYYPNKSAVAEHSLENGHRINFQDTKLICQAKNYWDRVLKESVEIR